A stretch of DNA from Nonlabens ponticola:
TATTGTGTTTTCAATTCATTGCGTACCTCTTCCAGAATCTCGGTTTGAATGACGTCACGTTTACTACTGTACAATTGCTCAGGTGTATATCGACCTACTACACTACGAGCAGCTGCACTAATCGCAGGCGCCAGTATTTCTGACTCGTAATTACGACCTTTTTCCTGGTGCAGGTAAGGCAACTTATCATATTGAGGTTGATACCATACCGTACCATCAACTGATACTTCAAGACCATTTACTGATAGCACGCGCATCTTATCGCTTATTGATAATTGACGTACTGGATAGATGATCATATCATTCCACGGTGCGATGATGTGAAAACCTTCACCATAGGTATTTTCTGTATCAACACCTTCACTGAATGGTCTAAATAGTACACCAGCCTGACCTGCCTCGATCACGACACTACTCTTAAAAATGATAATTAATAAAATAACTGCACCTATGAGTGTAAAAACAAGTGCTTTAGGTAATCTTTCCATATTTGGGTTTTAAATAAGTCCGTTATATTTTCTTAGAATCCACTCTAAAGCTAGTAAGATAAGGATAAAGATCAAGAGAACACGCCAATCTATCAATGATTCAAAGCTGGTTTGCTCGCGTTGAATGGTAGATAATAAACTGTCATTTTTTAAAGTACTTTTTAACTCACTTATTTGATCCGGTGTGAATACTATACCGTTAGTAGCAATTGAACGCAAGTCCTTATAGTTAGCACTCACAAATTGACTCTCAATATCAAATTCCAACACTTTAAAAGAACCAGATTTGCGCAGATTGCTTGATTGCACAGAAGTTGTAAAATTATACGATCCTGGCGCGAGTCCAGATAAATCAACCGTATAGTCGATACCTCTAGAAATAAACGGTCGCTGTGATCGCTCACCCGTTTCCTTGTTCTCAATATACAAGTCAAGAACAGCGTCATCTCGCTCCTCAAAATTTTCATCAAGGTATGTCGCCATCAATAGTATACGATCATTTTCATAGTAGAACCGCTCATAATCCACCTCTAACCTATCGCGTTTATCGTCGCTGGATAAAAACTGGATCTGTGAACTTACTAGATCATCAAATTCCTGAAAATTTGCATCGCGCAAGTAAGCCTCGCTGCGCCAGCGCCATAACCCAGAGCCCATAGTTACTGCATGTTTGGAATCTACCTCATTGTAAGTGAACCACAATGGCTGTTGGGTTTCTACGGCACCTATCTTTTTATAAAATAGAACGTCAATATTTCCAAAGGCACTAACCTCGCCAAAAGGAACCTGCAATGGTGGGAAATCCGCAAGATCAAAACGTTCCAAATTAAAACTTTGGTAGTTTTGATTCATCACCGGTTGCACCTCGTCTTTTTGTGCATAAACCTCGGCAGTGAAAATTTCTTGTGATCGATTCAAGTACCTTAGATCAGGTTTTGGACCGACGATAGTCCAGGTATTTTTGTTGAGATTTTTGATGGCTGTTTCAGCTTTCGCGAAAGCGGAACCAACACCATACTTCACAACTAGATCATATTCGGAAATTACAAATGGCTCATCTACAGTTTTGATCGTGGCACGGCGAAATTTATTGGACTCAATAGATTTTTTTAGCGCTGCCAAATCAGGATGCAAATATTCCGCTAGAATCAAAATTTGTGATTGTTGATCGATGACTTCAACAGCAAAATTGCGATTGTTGTTTGCTGTATTCTTCTCTTGAGAAATAGTGCTGATGCTGGCCGTGTAGGATTGCACACCTATATCAGTACTCTTAAGTAGAATACTTTGCACCGACGCCCTATTATTGCTGTCGAAACTAACAGGAATACTCTTGAGTCGTTTGCCGTCTTGATTAATAGTAAGGCTTATATTTACAGGTATTTCTCCTGAATATGAAACAAGGATTTCTACAGGAAACTCGTTATCTAAATAGGAGAATTTATTGACATTAATTTGAGTAATCTTGATGTCTGCGTAGCTTGTGGTGTCGCCATAAACTACTGAATACAGGTGCGTATTCTTATCTAGAACGGTGTATTTATAACTACTACCTATGGTTTGATTACCATCTGTCATCATGACGATGGCTTTATTGCGACTTGCATTAAGACGCTGGACTTTTGTAATTGCATTATCCAGATCCGTTTGATCCTGATTAAAGGATAGACTATCGGCTAGTGTGATGTCATCACCCATCTTATAAAGAGATACGTCATAATCATCTAGCCATTCTTGATCGTTCATTAATACCTGCAAATCCTGATCAATTAGTGCACTAGCTCCCAACTTTTCTATCGATCTAGAATCATCTACTACGATAGCCATTTGCGGCTTGACGTCAGTGTAGGTTGTTGATTCAAACTGTGGTGCAAGCAATAATAATAGAATAGAAAAAACCGTGATTGCTCTTAAAACAGCAAACCACGGTTGTTTTTTCTTATTAGATTTTACTAAAAAACCATACTGGAACAATGCAATAAGAACAGCAACTATGGCTGCTAGAATGATCCAGATGTAAGTCATATAGAGATTGAATTAGGTAAGCATACCACCATCAACATGTAACGTTTGACCTGTTACATAAGTACTCAAGTCACTTGCAAGAAAGGCACAAGCATTAGCTACATCTTCAGGACTACCGCCACGTTTCAGTGGTATAGCATCTCTCCAACTTTGAACTGTCTCATCGTTAAGAGCACCTGTCATCTCTGTTTCAATAAATCCTGGTGCGATTGAGTTACAACGTATGTTTCGAGATCCTAGTTCTAATGCAACAGACTTAGTAAAACCAATAATTCCAGCCTTACTTGCGGCATAATTTGTTTGCCCTGCATTTCCCTTAACACCAACGATGCTACTCATATTTATGATGCTACCACTGCGTTGTTTGAGCATGGTGCGTTGCACAGCCTTTGTCATATTGAAGACTGACTTTAAGTTCACTTCAATTACCTTGTCAAAGTCCTCTTCACTTATTCTCATAAGCAAGTTATCCTTTGTAATACCAGCATTATTAATGAGCACATCGATGCTATCAAAATCCTTAGTCACTTGAGCGATTAAATCTTGAGACTCTTGAAAACTTGACGCATCACTCTTGTAACAGTGAGCCTTGACGCCCATATCTTGGAGCTCTTTTTCAAGTTCCTTGGCTGGCTGTTCAGAACTGCTGTAGGTAAATGCAACATTTGCTCCATGTTGCGCAAAGACTTGTGCTATTCCTTTACCTATACCACGACTTGCGCCTGTTATAATGACATTCTTACCTTCTAGTAGCTTCATTTAGCAACGATTTTATCAATGAAATTTTGTTGTAATAATCCTTCTCTTTCAAACCATTCTCTAAGCCCCATGTACTTAGTTCTAGAACCCTTAATGGCATAAGTATCAATCTTACCTTGTTTTGATCTTAAGACAAAAGCTGCTGCAATTATCTTTTTGCGCACTTTATCAAAGTGTGTAGGATCTATGTTCTTTATGGCGATAGCGTGACTAGCCATATCATCATAGGACAGCGGCGTTTGAGTAGATTTGAGTCGGCTTAATATAAATTTTCCCCAAATAGACTTGCGACCAGGCTTTTTCTTGTACTTGCGCTTAGGTTCTGCCTTGGTCTTTGGTCGTTGTCCGCGATCGTTTTGCGGTGATACTTCTGGAATATCCACAACAAAATTATCAGTAATTCCACTGTCAACTTCAGATAGTTGATCTAATACCGATTTGAGTTCTGAGAGCTTCTTCAAAGTCTCAGAGTACTCTTGCTGGTAATGTAGCTTCATCTTTATAGCGATTTCCTCGCTTATTTTGATATCGGACATTTTGGGGGAAATTTAAATTAAACTTCAATAAGGTCTATCCTAATACTTCGGCGACCTTTTTACCTATTTCTGCTGGAGAATCAACAACATGAATTCCTGATTCTCTCATGATTTTCTTTTTTGCTTGAGCTGTATCCTCAGATCCACCGACTATGGCACCTGCATGACCCATAGTACGTCCAGCTGGTGCAGTTTCACCTGCGATAAATCCTATGACCGGCTTTTTGTTACCTGTTTCTTTGATCCATTTTGCCGCATCAGCTTCTAATTGACCACCTATTTCACCTATCATGACGATAGCCTCGGTTTCTGGATCATTCATGAATAATTCAACAGCTTCTTTGGTTGTGGTCCCGATGATTGGGTCACCACCTATGCCTATTGCTGTAGAGATTCCATAACCTTCTTTCACTACTTGATCAGAAGCTTCATAAGTAAGTGTACCAGATTTTGAAACGATACCAACCTTACCTTTTTTAAATACGAAGCCTGGCATGATACCGACTTTCGCTTCTTCTGGAGTGATAACACCTGGACAGTTAGGTCCAACAAGACGACAATCTTTATCCTTGATGTAATCAGCAGCTTTTACCATATCTGCAACTGGGATACCTTCAGTAATTGCAATGATGACTTTAATACCAGCGTCAGCAGCTTCCATGATGGCATCTGCAGCAAATGCCGGTGGCACAAAAATGATTGTTACATCAGCACCTTCTTTCTCTACTGCTTCCTGCACGGTATTAAAAACTGGCTTGTCAAGGTGTGTTTGGCCACCTTTACCTGGTGTCACACCACCTACTACATTGGTACCATACTCGATCATTTGACCAGCATGAAAAGTACCTTCACTACCTGTAAAGCCTTGAACAATAATTTTTGAATTCTTGTTTACTAAAACACTCATTTATATCTATTTAGATTTGATAATTTATTTTAAATGGCTGGATGACTTGTCTGATGACATTCTATCAACTGTCCATCCTGCACTTTCCATATACTGATAAAGTACCCGATAGGCACCTCTTCATTTGGATTTTCTATTGTCTTGACGTAAAGCGTGTATCGAGCAACAACTTCATCTTTCTCACTCAACATATGGGATACATCATATCGCAAGCTCTCATAGGATTGTGCGGCAGATTCTATAAGTTCCCAATAGCTGGATTGATCATACACATTATACCCTGTACTGGAATGCCAATAAACCTGCAAATCAGGATGTATAAATTGCTCATAAGTTGATTTATCGCTAAATGCGCTAGAATCAAAAAAAGAATTTAATAATTTTTTAGCCGCTGCTGACATTCCTTATTTTATTTCAAATATAACGTGCAAACCTTGTTGTACCGCACACTTTACAAGTACTTTAGGCTTCCTTTTCCTTAGTTTGTAATTCTTTTAATTGAGCCATCATTTCTGGTATTTTCTTGATGGATGCTATTTCCTTGTATTTGGATCTAAAATCATCTGCTGGTATACCAAAGTATCTCTTATTTGCCTCCAATGACTTGCTAACACCTGCCTTAGCCGATATCACTGCCTTACTGCCGATAGTAATACCGCTGGTGATTCCTACTTGACCCCAAATAGTTACTTCATCTTGTACCACAACACAGCCAGCAATACCTACCTGACTAGCGATGAGCACGTGTTTACCAATAATGGTATCATGACCTATCTGGACTTGATTATCCAGCTTTGAACCATATTCTATGGTAGTATCGCCAGTGACGCCGCGATCGATGGTACACAGCGCACCTATCTCAACATTGTCTTCAATAACAACACGACCACCACTCAATAATTTGTCGTATCCATCTGGCCTGCGCTTATAGTAAAAAGCGTCTGCACCTAGGACTGTTCCCGAATGAATAATCACATTATTGCCAATGACGCTTCCGTTATTGATGGAAACATTGCTGTGAATCACACAATTATCGCCAATCACGACGTCATTTGCAATGAAGACATTAGGTTGTACCACAGTATTTTGTCCTATGGTGTATTTGGGTTGTTCCGCTTTCGCGAAAGCTGAAAAAGGATTAAAGTATTGTGTTAAACGATTGAAATCCCTAAACGGGTCATCGCTTATTAACAAGGCTTTTCCAGAAGGACACTCTACCTGTTTATTGATCAAAATCACTGTCGCAGCACTTTCTAGGGCCTTATCGTAATATTTAGGATGATCAACAAATACGATGTCTCCAGGCGTTACCACGTGAATCTCGTTCATGCCTTTTACAGGAAATGATTCATCGCCTACATAAGTGCAGTCGATGATTTGAGCGATTTGCGCTAGTGTATGAGTTATCTTGAATTTCAAACTACTGCTTCATGCGCTCCTGGTAGGAACCCTTTTCTGTGTCAATGCGTATAATATCACCTTCATTAATAAACAGTGGTACATTGACGGTCGCACCAGTCTCTACCGTGGCTGGTTTTGTCGCGTTGGTTGCGGTATTTCCCTTAACTCCTGGCTCAGTCGCAGTGACTTCAAGCACCACATACTGTGGCATATCTACTGACAAAGGCGAATTATCTTCGGTATTTATCTGGATGGTCACATTCTCACCTTCTTTCAATAAATCAGGTGTGTCCAATGAGCTTTCTAGCAATCTTATTTGTGTGTAATCTTCATTATTCATGAAGTGATAGAACTCACCATCATTGTATAAATATTGAAACTTGTGCGTCTCTACACGTATGTCTTCAATCTTGTGACCAGCCGAAAATGTATTGTCGATGACCTTACCAGTGGTTACACTTTTTAATTTGGTTCTTACAAATGCTGGACCTTTACCAGGCTTAACGTGTAAAAATTCAATGATTTTATAAATATCGTTGTTGTACCTGATGCACAATCCTTTTCTAATGTCGCTAGTTGATGCCATATGTTAGTTACTTCCTAGGTATCCTCTCATGATACCTCGTTTTGAGTTTTTAATAAATTCTAATATTTCGTCACGCTCAGTGGTGGCGCTCATCTCTGCCTCGATGATTTCGACGGCCTGTGAGACGTTATAGTTCTTTTGATATAGGATTCTGAAGATATCCTGTATCTCACGTATTTTTTCTAATTGAAATCCACGACGTCTCAACCCTACCGAATTAATACCTACATAACTTAACGGTTCGCGACCAGCCTTAACATACGGTGGTACATCTTTTCTCACAAGTGAGCCACCAGTCACGAAAGAGTGACTACCTACTTGACAGAATTGCTGTACGGCAGCCATACCTGCCAAAACCACGTGATCACCAACGGTGATGTGGCCAGCTAGTGTACTATTGTTTGAAAAAATACAGTGATCACCAACGATACAATCATGGGCAATATGACAGTAAGCCATAATCCAGCAATTGTTACCGATGACGGTCTTACCGCGATCGCTCGTACCACGATTGATGGTAACACATTCTCTTATGGTTGTGTTATCTCCTATAATAGTTACCGTATCCTCATCTTCAAACTTCTTGTCTTGTGGGATGGCACTGATTACAGCGCCTGGAAAAATGCTCACATTTTTACCTATGCGAGCACCTTCCATGATGGTTACATTGGATCCAATCCACGTGCCATCGCCAATTACAACATCATTATGAATGGTTGTAAAGGGTTCAATGACCACATTTTTGGCAATTTTGGCTCCTGGATGGACGTATGCTAGTGGTTGATTCATTATTTGACTTTTGAAATTTGTGCCATGAGTTCTGCCTCTGCACATAAAACTCCGTTTGCGTACGCGTACGCTTGCATGTGGGCAATTCCTCTTCTTATAGGTGTTATTAATTCCGCCTTAAAGATGAGTGTATCGCCTGGAGATACCATGCGTTTAAATTTGACGTTGTCCATTTTCATGAAAAAGGTCAAATAGTTTTCGGGATCTGGTACGGTGCTTAAAACTAGAATACCACCATTTTGCGCCATTGCCTCAACAATAAGCACTCCTGGCATCACGGGTTTGCCAGGAAAATGACCTACAAAGAACGGCTCGTTCATTGTGACATTCTTAAGACCGATCACCTCAGTATCTGTAAGCTTAAATATTTTATCAACTAATAAGAATGGTGGTCTATGCGGCAACACTTCCATGATCTTCACAGTATCCATAAGTGGCTCTGCATGTATATCAACTACGGGAACGTTGTCTCGTATTTCTTTCTTAATGATTTTAGAAAGCTTTTTGGCAAACTGTGTATTGACATAATGGCCTGGCTTAGTCGCGATGACTTTACCTCTTATGCGATAGCCGACTAATGCTAGATCTCCTATAACATCCAGCAGCTTGTGTCTCGCTGCCTCATTAGGATGATGCAATGTCAGGTTGTCAAGAATACCATTAGGCTTGATGGAAATATTCTCTTTGTTAAAGGCCTTTTTGAGACTGTTCATTGTCTTTTCAGAAAGCTCTTTGTCTACATATACAATGGCATTGTTGAGATCGCCACCTTGAATCAATCCATGATCAAGCAACATTTCAATCTCATGTAAAAAACTAAATGTTCTTGAACTAGAGATCTCTTTCTTAAAATCAGAAAGTTTATTAAGCGTAGCGTTTTGAGTACCAAGGACTTTAGTACCAAAGTCCACCATAGTGGTGACCTGATAATTATCGGCAGGCATCAGTATTATCTCACTACCCGTTTCTTCATCCTTGTAAGAGATAATGTCCTTTACCACAAACTCCTTACGCACCTTATCTAATTCTTTCTTACCAGCTTTTTCAAGAGCTTCTACAAAGAATTTTGAGGATCCATCCATTATCGGTGGCTCGCTACTGTTTATTTCTATTAGACAGTTGTCTATTTCCATTCCTACCAATGCCGCAAGAACGTGCTCACAGGTATTGATTTGAACCCCATTTTTATCTAACGTAGTTCCTCGCTTAGTATCAGTCACATAACTAGCTGAAGCTTCAATCACTGGTTGCCCTTCAAGATCTGATCTCTGGAAAGCATATCCGTGATCTGCTGGTGCTGGTTTGAAGTTGAGAGTTACCGATTTGCCGGTATGCAAGCCAACACCTGTTAGCTCTACCTCTTTTTCAATAGTGGTTTGCTTAAATTCTGTTGCCGTCATTTATGCGTTTATATTTTTCTCGACTGCGCGCAGTCGTTGTTCTATAGTTGGTAAATTTTTAAAATTGACATAGGATCTATTCCATGAACCGTAGTCAAAAGCTGGTGAGCCTTGAATGTTGGAATTATCTTTAATATTCTTTCCAATACCACTTTGAGCCTGGACACCTACATTATCACCTATGGTAATATGACCGGCAATACCTACTTGACCACCTATACGGCAGTTTTTCCCAATTTTAGCAGATCCTGCGATCCCAGTTTGGGAAGCGATGACGGTATTTTCTCCTATTTCAACATTGTGAGCTACCTGTATCTGGTTATCTAGCTTCACTCCTTTTCTAATAATGGTACTGCCTAAAGTGGCTCTATCAATAGTGGTTAACGCACCTATATCAACAAAATCCTCTAAAATAACATTACCTGTTTGTGGCACTTTGGAATAGCTACCATCTTCATTAGGTGAAAAACCAAAACCGTCGGCACCAATAACGCATCCAGAATTGATGACTACGCTGTTTCCTATGATGGTATCAGACATGATTTTTGCACCAGAATAAATCACACAATTATCTCCGATAGTGACATTCTCTGCAATATGAACGTTGGGAAATATCTTAACTCCATTACCGATTTTCACATTCTCAGATATATAACTAAACGCTCCTAGATAAATATCCTGCGCAACCGTTACTGATTCATGGACAAAGCTAGGCTGCTCGATGCCAGATTTATTAAGCTTGGCAGCTTGATAGTACTCTAATAAAGTGGAAAATGCCTTGTATGAATCCTTGACTTTTATCAGGGCACAAGAAATCTCTTGTTCTGGCACAAAAGTATCATTGACAATAACAGCTGTTGCCTGAGTGGTATAAATGTATGAGGTGTATTTGGGATTTGATAGAAAGCTCAAACTACCATGAGTTCCTTCTTCTATCTTAGAAAGTTTATCCACTTGTTTTTGTGGATCACCGACAACGGTTCCTTCTAGAATTCCAGCAATCTGTTCAAGACTAAATTTCATTGAAACAAAAGTAAGGATTTAAATCAATCTTGATTTTTGGGATAGCAATAGTAATGTTTTGAAACACTTTGTCCCAATGCTTTAAAGCTAGGTTCTTTACTAGCCCTTAAAAACTCTTTGATCTTTCCTGTTTTGGTAAGGATTTTTATGGGTTTCGCTTTCGCGTAAGCGGTATTATCAACCACACCGCTAAACACAAAATAAGCAGCCTCGTGAGTACTGAAGTTGTACGCCGTCATTAATTTCTCAATCTTACTATTGATTTTTTTATTCGAAATCTCAGTTTTTGAAAACTTGATTTTAAGCAATTGTCGATTCAATATCATGGTGCACAATTCACGCAGGACATGATCATCATTTTGCATATTAGCTTTGAGCAAGTGGATGATATCGCTGTCGTCAATTAAAGCAAATTGCTTTAAACTAAATTCCTGATGTCCAAAAAACGGTTTGAGCGTCATAGGAATATGAACTTCGTGCTCTAGCTGCACCAGTTCGTGCACTCGTTTGATGACTGACTGCAGTAAATGTTCTGCTCCTATTCCCGTTTTATGTAAATAGACTTGCCAGTACATCAAACGACGGCCTGACAGGAAGTTCTCAACGCTATACAGGGCTTTTTCCTCTACCACTAGTTGGTCATCAACAACGTTGAGCATACTGATGAGTCGCTGGCTGTTGATATTACCTTCTGCAACACCTGTATAAAAACTATCTCGCTTTAAGTAATCTAATCGATCAATATCCAGCTGGCTTGAAATGAGCTCCAGCATGAACGGTCGATGATACTCACCTTTAAATATTTGAATTGCTAGGGTTAAACTCCCGTTAAAAAGGTCGTTCAACTCTTCCATATATAGGAGCGATATTTCCTCGTGGCTTTTGCTTGAAACCAGCAGATTTTCCAGCGCATGGCTAAATGGCCCGTGACCTATATCGTGTAATAAAATAGCCTTATACAATGCGTCCTCTTCACTTGCAGATATTTCAACCGCCTTGCTTCTAAGTACTTGAACCGCTTTTTGCATTAAGTGTAAACAGCCTAGAGCATGATGAAATCGTGTATGGTGTGCTCCAGGATACACCAGATAACTCAAGCCCATTTGAGTGATGCGACGCAACCGCTGGAAGTATGGATGCTCGATCAATCTATAGATCTCATCGCTTGGGATTGAAATAAACCCGTAGATGGGATCGTTTAATATTTTAAGTTTGTTGGGCTGTTTCAAACGCTACAGTTTTAATCAAAGATACTATATGGCTGCAATCAAAATATTATGGGTAGATGATGAAGTTGATCTACTCAAACCGCACATCATTTTTTTAGAATCCAAGGGTTATTCCATCGACACCAGAATCTCAGGAAGTGAGGCTCTTGAGGCGATTGATGAAGAGTTATACGACATAGTTCTTCTGGATGAAAATATGCCAGGTATCACTGGTCTTGAAACTTTGCATGAAATCAAGGAAAAACAAGCTAATCTTCCAGTCATCATGATTACCAAAAGTGAGGAAGAATACATCATGGAAGAAGCCATAGGTTCAAAGATTGCCGATTATCTGATTAAACCGGTGAACCCTAATCAAATTTTGCTTTCTCTCAAAAAGAATCTGGATCATTCAAGACTAGTGAATGCAAAGACCACTAGTGATTACCAGCGAGAATTCCGTAAGATAGCAATGGATTTGTCGATGATCAATAGTTATGATGAATGGGTGCAGCTGTATCAAAAGTTGCTCTTTTGGGAACTTGAACTAGAAGATATTGACGACACAGGAATGTTTGAAATATTGACGGCTCAAAAAACAGAGGCCAATCAACAATTCTGCAAATTTATTGATCGCAATTATTCCGGCTGGTTTGACGATGAAGAAGACGCGCCTACCTTGAGTCATACTTTATTTAAACAAAGGGTTGCACCACATCTTAAAGAGAAACAACCTGTGTTACTAGTCGTTATTGATAATTTAAGGTATGATCAATTCAAGGCGTTTGAAAATATCATCAATAATCATTACAAGAAAGTTGAAGAGGATCCATACTGTTCTATTTTACCTACGGCAACACAGTATGCGCGCAATGCCATATTCTCTGGACTCATGCCGGCAGATATGGAAAAAAGACATCCTAATTTGTGGCTCAACGATACCGATGAAGGTGGTAAGAATATGCACGAGAACGAGTTCCTAGAAGCGCAGCTCAAACGATTAGGGTTAAACATCAACCATCAATATCATAAGATTACCAATGAGAGCAGTGGCCGCAAGCTAGCGGAGAATTTCAAAACTCAAAAGGATAATGATCTCACGGTGATCGTTTATAATTTTGTGGATATGTTATCACATTCTAAAACCGAGATGGAAGTCATCAAGGATCTTGCAAGCACTGATAAATCCTATAGGTCTCTTACCGTTAGTTGGTTCAAGAACTCGCCATTGTTAGAAATGATACAGCGCGGTCAAGAAATGGGCATGAAACTCATACTTACAACCGATCACGGTACGATCAACGTATCGCAACCTAGTAAGGTGGTTGGCGACAAGAACACAAGTTTGAATCTGCGTTATAAGACCGGTCGCAGCTTGAGTTATGAAGACAAAGACGTGGTTGCCGCAACAGACCCGGCAACTATTAAGCTACCTAAGATCAATATGAGCAGTAGCTTCATATTTGCCAAGGGTGATCTATTCTTTGCCTATCCCAACAACTATAACCATTATGTAAGCTATTATCGCAATACTTATCAACATGGTGGTGTCTCGTTAGAAGAAATGCTTATTCCCTACGCGGTTTTTACTCCTAGATAATGGAATATACTCTCGATCAGATTGATGAGGCAGCGCAGTATGTTCTTGCTTGCGCGAAAGCTGACACATTATTATTTCCAGCAGAAATGGGAACAGGTAAGACAACACTTATCAAGGCTATTTGCAAGCTGGCTGGTGTGCAAGACGAAATCACCTCACCTACGTTTAGTCTTGTGAATGAGTATCAAGCCTCGCGTAACAAAATTTTCCACTTTGATTTGTACAGAATCAAGTCACTCGATGAACTACACGATATAGGAGTTGAAGATTATTTGGACAGTGCTCATTTAAAACTCGTTGAGTGGCCAGAGGTTTTGATGCCGCTTCTTACTCGTTATCAGTTAATCGATATGCAAATTATTGATAAAAACAAAAGAGCTGTTCGAGTAAGTGATGTCGTTAATCGATAAAAAGTTTTATCTTTAAGCAACGTTTTATGTTAGTATTAAGAGATATTGAGTCTTTTAACTAGTAATACTGTTTTTTACCCATGGTTTTAACATAACGGTAAAAAAAAGAGGTTGTGCGATTAGGTTTGTCTCAACAAATAACTTAAACCTCAATATCATGACTAAGAAATCACTCAAAGCTTTTGCATTTTTATCTCTATTTGCAGTATCTTTAGCTGCAACAGCAACAACTTTCTCACCTGAAGACACAGCTAAAAAAGACATCGAAAAAGCGAGGATCAAGTTACCTAGTCGCGGGTAGTTTTGTGGCAGTAATACTAGCCATAACTCCATACTTTTTTTATTTATATGAAATTGTTCCCGATCAGAAGATTTGGAACAATTTTTTATTTGAATACGAGTCAGGTTGGTATGAATCTGCAACCCTGTCGATGTGGACGATCATGGGTAAGTTTATTCCATTCTACTTGATGGTTCTTTGGTTCTTAACTTGTAAACACTGGTGGTATCACTGCATTATTATTCCAATGGCAATGTTTGCATTTCAAATGTATAGTGCCATCAATGACGATCTAGAGTTTATGGATCAATCTGATGAACTAGCTTTTCTGGTTCCCGTAGTTATTGCCGCACTATCCATGAGTTATCTGGCGCGTACTGTCGTATTTGACAAAGTTCACGGTATTGATATTTCAGAAATTGAACAAGGAATAAAGAAACCTAGTGATAGATTCTTTAAATAAAAAAGAACCCAAACAAGCTTTCTCCCATGGGCTCTATTCAAACACCTTTTACTAAGGATCAACTCATACCGCAAGAAGAGCGGTTAGAAATACA
This window harbors:
- the tsaE gene encoding tRNA (adenosine(37)-N6)-threonylcarbamoyltransferase complex ATPase subunit type 1 TsaE, which translates into the protein MEYTLDQIDEAAQYVLACAKADTLLFPAEMGTGKTTLIKAICKLAGVQDEITSPTFSLVNEYQASRNKIFHFDLYRIKSLDELHDIGVEDYLDSAHLKLVEWPEVLMPLLTRYQLIDMQIIDKNKRAVRVSDVVNR